One region of Carya illinoinensis cultivar Pawnee chromosome 8, C.illinoinensisPawnee_v1, whole genome shotgun sequence genomic DNA includes:
- the LOC122318306 gene encoding uncharacterized protein LOC122318306 produces MNAESESLESSPADLNATSSNRKMDQLSQFRPNSFPLQYSGTSSLSVSRPSAIGFHLNSIFNTVPITCGATANTKLEEDYMSVQGMESASACCPISSNAVDKFSFIPKNVGDKSKALIAANFASSESLHITAPPNDKSKIISEQTDNFEYSRRTSPKTKRTKTPSTNDGDDRRCNCKKTKCLKLYCDCFAAGFYCAEPCACQGCFNRPDYEDTVLDTREQIESRNPLAFAPRIVQRVNEFNSMENGNRATPSSGRHKRGCNCKKSMCLKKYCECYQANIGCSSGCRCDGCKNVYGRKEECAATVLGMNKEMVSDEIGKERFDGIFGKNLEGMANKADLLHAELYDPHNITPLTPAFQYPESESKSQIVSRSYLPSPEFDSPLSSYVDSSKTSRTSNSIDLLLPANKESLSLGSYDWRLDYTNMEMMDQFSPESDTIALSHLTSLSDPPFMAMASSTSSKTRDSANSSHFQLSPGTGYVSSAGFHHWCSSPITPMTSLEGTKSHQGLDPDSEFCDILDYGAPDIPRDRATPSINQLKFVPQIRRGSPPPSHLNKLGSSSSGA; encoded by the exons ATGAATGCAGAATCGGAGAGTTTGGAATCATCTCCTGCTGATTTAAATGCAACTTCCAGCAATAGAAAAATGGACCAACTGTCCCAATTCAGGCCTAATTCGTTTCCACTTCAATACAGTGGAACCTCTTCCTTGTCAGTTTCCAGGCCGTCAGCTATTGGCTTTCATTTGAACAGCATTTTCAATACCGTGCCAATAACCTGTGGTGCCACTGCAAACACGAAACTAGAAGAGGATTATATGAGTGTACAAGGGATGGAGTCAGCATCTGCCTGTTGCCCGATTTCATCAAATGCGGTGGATAAATTTTCGTTTATTCCTAAAAATGTGGGGGACAAAAGTAAGGCTTTAATAGCTGCAAATTTTGCCTCTTCTGAGTCTCTCCATATTACAGCACCTCCAAATGATAAGAGTAAAATTATTTCTGAACAAACTGACAATTTTGAGTACAGCCGAAGAACGAGCCCCAAAACGAAAAG GACGAAAACTCCAAGCACCAATGATGGTGATGACAGGCGTTGCAACTGCAAGAAGACCAAATGCTTGAAACT TTATTGTGACTGCTTTGCTGCTGGATTCTATTGTGCTGAGCCTTGTGCTTGCCAAGGGTGCTTTAACAGACCTGACTATGAAGACACAGTTCTTGATACAAGAGAACAAATTGAATCACGAAACCCACTTGCATTTGCTCCCAGAATCGTACAGCGTGTCAACGAGTTCAATAGTATG GAAAATGGAAATCGTGCAACACCATCCTCAGGGAGACACAAAAGAGGCTGCAATTGCAAGAAGTCAATGTGTCTTAAGAAATATTGTGAATGCTATCag GCTAACATTGGATGCTCCAGTGGATGCCGGTGTGATGGATGTAAAAATGTCTATGGCAGGAAGGAAG AATGTGCTGCTACTGTGCTTGGTATGAACAAAGAAATGGTTAGTGATGAAATTGGCAAGGAAAGATTTGACGGCATATTTGGTAAAAACCTGGAAGGGATGGCAAACAAGGCAGATTTGTTGCATGCGGAGTTGTATGATCCACATAACATCACCCCATTGACGCCAGCATTTCAGTACCCAGA GTCTGAATCTAAGTCCCAAATTGTTTCAAGAAGCTACCTACCATCACCTGAATTTGATTCTCCTTTATCATCTTATGTGGATTCTTCAAAAACCTCGAGAACTTCAAATAGCATTGACTTGCTTCTGCCAGCAAATAAAGAATCACTAAGCCTAGGTTCTTACGATTGGCGATTGGATTACACTAATATGGAAATGATGGATCAATTCTCGCCAGAAAGTGATACAATTGCTCTGTCCCATTTAACTTCACTTTCAGATCCACCCTTCATGGCCATGGCTTCTTCAACTTCATCCAAAACAAGGGACTCGGCGAATAGTTCACACTTTCAACTTTCTCCAGGAACTGGTTATGTCTCATCTGCTGGTTTCCATCATTGGTGTAGTTCCCCAATTACTCCAATGACTAGTTTAGAAGGAACCAAATCACACCAAGGACTTGATCCTGACAGTGAGTTTTGTGACATTCTGGATTATGGCGCTCCTGACATACCGAGGGATAGGGCTACACCAAGTATAAATCAGTTAAAGTTCGTTCCCCAAATCAGAAGAGGGTCTCCTCCACCGAGCCATTTGAATAAGCTTGGGTCAAGCTCTTCAGGGGCCTGA